The following are from one region of the Desulfomicrobium apsheronum genome:
- a CDS encoding HD domain-containing phosphohydrolase encodes MYRQEEPIRREQCVLFVDDEISVLEGLRLALHQAKFHKLFAASAAEGLEILSSTHVDIVVADEQMPTMTGSEFLYNVHRLYPGIIRLVLSGQASKERVIEAINSGQIQRFLTKPVDSETLLDVLNQYLSQIRLHQTKRALLVRSETLGRWEWDILDGTFTWNAGFERIMHFAPKCPNRDIHQFFGTVFPEDRQVLEDSIHNCKNTGQFQEFSHRISLPDGSERWITQVLDVFRDQDRTWKMIGIMRDDTDHKEKETLLAERMFILEQTMEKTVEALARMTEIRDPYTAGHQARVARLSREIGKILGLAPERLLGLEIAAKLHDIGKISIPSQILTKPGRLSEPELAMIRQHPLTGFQIIHDIPFCSPVSDIVLQHHERIDGSGYPNGLKKNEIMLEARIIAVADVFEAMSSFRPYRTGLGRDVALGELISYKGKTFDPEVVEAFEELLSMNPEIVQDNVI; translated from the coding sequence ATGTACAGACAGGAAGAACCCATCAGACGAGAACAATGTGTCCTTTTCGTCGATGACGAGATATCTGTGCTTGAAGGTCTCAGGCTTGCATTGCACCAGGCCAAATTCCACAAACTATTCGCTGCGTCGGCGGCCGAGGGGTTGGAAATACTCTCTTCAACGCACGTTGACATCGTCGTTGCCGACGAACAGATGCCAACCATGACGGGTTCGGAATTTCTTTACAACGTCCACCGACTCTATCCTGGAATCATCCGCCTCGTCCTTTCGGGGCAAGCGAGCAAGGAAAGGGTCATCGAAGCCATCAACTCCGGCCAGATCCAACGATTCCTGACCAAACCCGTCGACAGCGAAACGCTCCTTGACGTCCTCAACCAATATCTGAGCCAAATCCGCCTGCACCAGACCAAGAGAGCTCTTCTGGTCCGGTCCGAAACCCTGGGCAGATGGGAGTGGGATATCCTCGACGGCACATTCACCTGGAATGCCGGATTCGAAAGGATCATGCATTTTGCCCCAAAATGTCCCAACAGAGATATCCACCAGTTCTTCGGCACCGTCTTCCCGGAGGACAGACAGGTGCTTGAAGACAGTATTCATAACTGCAAAAACACGGGCCAGTTCCAGGAATTTTCGCACCGGATATCCCTGCCAGACGGATCGGAGCGATGGATCACACAGGTTCTCGACGTCTTTCGGGACCAGGACAGAACCTGGAAAATGATCGGCATAATGCGCGACGATACCGACCACAAGGAAAAGGAGACTCTGCTGGCCGAGCGCATGTTCATCCTTGAACAGACCATGGAAAAAACAGTTGAAGCCCTGGCCCGCATGACCGAAATTCGCGACCCCTACACCGCCGGACACCAGGCGAGGGTCGCCCGGCTGTCAAGGGAGATCGGCAAAATTCTCGGCCTTGCCCCCGAACGCCTGCTGGGTCTTGAGATCGCGGCCAAATTGCACGATATCGGCAAGATATCCATCCCGTCACAGATCCTCACAAAACCAGGCAGATTGAGCGAACCAGAATTGGCCATGATCAGGCAGCATCCCCTGACTGGATTTCAGATCATCCACGACATTCCCTTTTGCTCACCTGTCTCAGATATCGTGCTCCAGCACCACGAACGCATCGACGGCAGCGGTTACCCCAATGGCCTCAAAAAAAATGAAATCATGCTTGAGGCCCGGATCATAGCAGTGGCGGACGTTTTCGAGGCCATGTCCTCCTTTCGGCCATACAGGACCGGGCTGGGCAGGGACGTCGCGCTGGGGGAGCTCATTTCCTACAAGGGCAAGACCTTTGACCCGGAAGTCGTAGAAGCATTTGAGGAATTGCTGTCGATGAACCCGGAAATTGTACAGGATAACGTGATTTGA
- a CDS encoding type II secretion system protein → MIFGTQGQRPPTRCKEKGFTLLEITILLVVIGFVAGMAMLSWSSFAEARRAGQTKSQLRHMKECLQRTILVTEHYPREADFKACSAAVGKDAWGNAPRWLVGADSEGSGLCERDAVVSDEARGQTAASIHNDSKIILPDAEGGEQGGVAFALISLGKDGKAANATYDKLDTGPWAEILASGSQPSPPDFSDNRDDMVLVVKAYELSTAIRHAVGP, encoded by the coding sequence ATGATTTTCGGGACACAAGGGCAGCGCCCCCCAACAAGGTGTAAAGAAAAAGGCTTTACGCTTTTGGAGATCACTATCCTTCTGGTTGTTATCGGCTTCGTGGCCGGTATGGCCATGCTGTCCTGGAGCAGCTTTGCCGAGGCCAGACGGGCCGGACAGACCAAATCCCAGCTTCGCCATATGAAAGAATGCCTCCAGCGCACGATACTGGTTACCGAGCACTATCCCAGGGAGGCGGACTTCAAGGCCTGCAGTGCTGCCGTCGGGAAGGACGCATGGGGAAACGCACCGCGCTGGCTTGTCGGTGCCGACAGTGAAGGGTCCGGCCTGTGCGAGCGAGACGCCGTCGTCAGTGATGAAGCGCGCGGCCAGACTGCCGCCAGCATCCACAACGACTCAAAGATCATCCTCCCTGATGCCGAGGGCGGCGAGCAGGGCGGCGTGGCATTCGCGCTGATAAGCCTCGGCAAGGACGGGAAGGCAGCCAACGCGACCTATGACAAGCTCGACACCGGGCCATGGGCCGAAATACTCGCATCAGGCTCGCAGCCTTCCCCGCCGGACTTTTCAGACAACCGCGACGACATGGTCCTTGTGGTCAAGGCATATGAACTCTCGACGGCAATCAGACACGCGGTGGGTCCATGA
- a CDS encoding response regulator, whose amino-acid sequence MKKRILFVDDIKNVLNSLRLSLREMRDEWDMVFALGGEEAVNMLKISRFDLLVTDMRMPGIDGAQLLALANREHPSMGRIVLSGYAEQNCVLQNISLAHQYLSKPCTTQELVTTISNALNLDDSFENTKIKDVISSMESLPALPAIYRELTLALDDSDSSWRQICEIINKDMVLSATVLRVTNCAFFGLGGKVTGLDHAVKLLGTQTLRTLVYSTHLFSIFDQKTMPVFSVSKLWNHCLRVSVFAKLIATEENLPTRSRDDCVIAGMLHDIGKVVLSVIIPEDFKIIIDMVHEENCTVYEAEKNFLNVTHAEVGAYIMNLWGFKKSQIDAVKSHHFSESNNDESNSIKKILYAANIIDHEIVHISQYINQKKIKHANEEIKTCIPNYEYWREKCFEKITNEKLDERKSFLYK is encoded by the coding sequence ATGAAAAAAAGAATCCTCTTCGTGGACGACATCAAGAATGTCCTGAACAGTCTTCGCCTCAGCTTGCGCGAGATGCGCGACGAATGGGACATGGTTTTCGCCTTGGGAGGCGAGGAGGCCGTAAACATGCTGAAGATCTCGCGATTCGACCTGCTCGTCACCGACATGCGCATGCCGGGCATCGACGGAGCACAATTGCTTGCCTTGGCCAATCGCGAACATCCGTCAATGGGCAGGATCGTCCTGTCTGGCTATGCCGAGCAAAATTGCGTACTGCAAAACATTTCCCTGGCGCATCAGTATCTGAGCAAGCCCTGCACCACCCAGGAGCTTGTAACAACGATCAGCAACGCCTTGAACCTGGACGACTCCTTTGAAAACACGAAAATCAAGGATGTCATATCGAGCATGGAAAGCTTGCCGGCTCTCCCGGCTATCTACAGAGAACTGACGCTGGCCCTGGATGACAGCGACAGCTCCTGGAGACAAATCTGCGAAATAATCAACAAGGACATGGTACTTTCGGCCACGGTGCTGCGGGTCACAAACTGCGCTTTTTTCGGTCTGGGGGGTAAAGTCACGGGACTCGACCACGCTGTGAAGCTACTGGGCACACAGACCTTGCGCACCCTGGTATATTCAACACATCTCTTCTCAATTTTTGACCAGAAGACCATGCCGGTTTTTTCCGTATCGAAGCTTTGGAATCACTGTCTAAGGGTTTCCGTATTTGCCAAGCTCATTGCCACTGAAGAAAACCTGCCAACCAGATCTCGTGATGACTGCGTCATCGCAGGAATGCTTCATGACATTGGAAAAGTGGTACTTTCAGTCATCATTCCTGAAGATTTCAAAATAATCATCGACATGGTCCACGAAGAAAATTGTACAGTTTATGAAGCGGAAAAAAATTTTCTGAACGTTACGCACGCAGAAGTTGGAGCTTATATCATGAATTTATGGGGATTTAAAAAATCGCAAATAGATGCTGTAAAATCGCATCACTTTTCTGAATCAAATAATGATGAATCAAATTCAATAAAAAAAATATTATATGCTGCAAATATAATAGATCATGAAATCGTACATATAAGCCAATATATCAATCAAAAAAAAATTAAACATGCCAATGAAGAAATTAAAACATGCATACCTAATTATGAATATTGGAGAGAAAAATGTTTCGAAAAAATAACAAATGAAAAATTAGATGAAAGAAAATCTTTTCTCTATAAATAA
- a CDS encoding type II secretion system protein has product MKRHPGFTLIEMAIVLAIIGLMATLLLPGLLATSQRDRMSEARATLSAVRDEIIGYAMANKHQIPPDLDTLGKPVDPWKQPIAYAPAANLVTDSEHDICTANSTANTFTTSEEQQLEDIAFVIASSGQDNRAEVLPGMTTNATAKGDDLVHYVTLQHLKTLMCTPLRHVDDNAGTEITMEDFTAPGDYSVVSSEPEIGASVDEDAKTITLGVPRRHPDLQSYGCIWYTGTTDDGVCVDGNCSFGGEFRAYFEFSVANISNTVDDGFTFSLISAHSNSPDSCGGYGPAIGYASTSFRNKGFDDGVAPFVLPPKIGVEIDFSSTKDNNDPTGECNSYGCHHLGILYWGSNEGKTDLVRGQDDCKHKLEPNPPDPDVPDYDLLNEKLEFRGTRIYPVRVEITRADRADGDGDYTVHAWFDCTDCEDLGKSLTGTPVNAARYAADAVQFPRQWHDRFDSVMFGWTQGTGHPAQEVIVNDARFRFVNTAP; this is encoded by the coding sequence ATGAAACGGCACCCCGGGTTCACCCTCATTGAAATGGCCATCGTCCTGGCCATCATCGGGCTCATGGCGACGCTTCTCCTGCCTGGCCTGCTGGCCACCTCGCAGCGCGACAGAATGTCCGAGGCCAGGGCGACACTTTCGGCCGTGCGCGATGAAATCATCGGCTACGCCATGGCCAACAAACATCAAATTCCTCCTGATCTCGACACCCTGGGAAAACCCGTCGACCCTTGGAAACAACCCATTGCCTACGCCCCCGCCGCAAACCTCGTGACAGACTCCGAACACGACATCTGCACCGCGAATTCCACAGCCAACACCTTCACGACCTCCGAAGAACAACAACTTGAAGACATCGCCTTCGTCATCGCCAGTTCCGGCCAAGATAACCGGGCCGAAGTTCTTCCTGGCATGACGACGAATGCAACAGCCAAGGGCGACGATCTCGTGCATTACGTGACTCTGCAGCATCTGAAGACCCTCATGTGTACGCCCCTGCGCCACGTCGATGACAATGCCGGCACTGAAATCACAATGGAAGATTTCACCGCCCCGGGGGATTACTCTGTCGTCTCCAGCGAACCTGAAATCGGAGCCAGCGTCGACGAGGACGCCAAGACGATCACCCTGGGCGTCCCACGTCGTCATCCCGACCTGCAAAGCTACGGCTGCATATGGTACACCGGAACCACAGATGACGGCGTCTGTGTCGACGGGAACTGCTCCTTTGGCGGGGAATTCAGGGCCTATTTCGAATTCTCGGTAGCGAACATCAGCAACACCGTGGATGACGGATTCACATTTTCCCTCATCAGCGCCCATAGCAACTCGCCCGATTCGTGCGGAGGATACGGCCCGGCCATCGGCTATGCGTCGACGTCCTTTCGGAACAAGGGGTTTGACGACGGTGTCGCCCCGTTTGTCCTGCCGCCCAAGATCGGGGTTGAGATCGACTTCTCGTCGACCAAGGACAACAACGACCCCACTGGCGAATGCAACAGCTACGGCTGCCACCACCTTGGCATCCTGTACTGGGGCAGCAACGAAGGCAAAACGGATCTGGTGCGCGGACAGGACGACTGCAAGCACAAGCTGGAGCCGAACCCACCGGACCCGGATGTCCCGGACTACGACCTTCTGAACGAGAAACTCGAATTCAGGGGCACGCGCATCTACCCTGTCCGCGTCGAGATCACCCGCGCCGACCGCGCGGACGGCGATGGCGACTATACGGTGCATGCGTGGTTCGACTGCACGGACTGCGAGGACCTCGGCAAGTCCCTGACCGGCACGCCCGTGAACGCCGCGAGATACGCGGCGGATGCCGTACAGTTTCCAAGGCAATGGCACGATCGCTTCGACAGCGTCATGTTCGGATGGACGCAAGGGACGGGCCATCCCGCCCAGGAAGTGATCGTCAACGACGCACGGTTCCGCTTCGTCAACACAGCGCCATGA